In Lolium perenne isolate Kyuss_39 chromosome 5, Kyuss_2.0, whole genome shotgun sequence, the sequence tggttcaaatttgaaatctatTCAAATTACAAATAATAAGTTTCCACACCATAGCACATAAGTTTAAAACCATTACATCAAACTATTTCTTCTGCTTCTTCCTACCACTTCTCATTGCAGTACCATAGCATAGTTTGTTCATACTCCTGAACTTTTTGCCGCAACCACTAGGCCCCCTCATCTTTTGCACATCTGGCACAGGCACAAGCACATCAGCAGCCATAGGCAAATCTGGCATAGGCATAACCTCCTGAGCCACATGCACAAGCACATCAGCAGCCACAGGCACATCTGGCATAGGCATAACCTCCTGAGCTTCAGAATTCAGCACAACCTCTAGAACAGGTTCAGAATTCATCATAACCTCCAGAACAGGTTCATCTGGCAACTCAATAGTCAAATCTGGTTGAGGCAACATAAGTAGCTCTGAAACAGGTTCATCTGGCACTGGTGCATTGACCAAACTGCTTCTTTTCTTTCTATAGCCATTGAGTCTTGGCTTTTTCATTTGCCAGCACTGTTCAACAACAAGAGGTGGGGATTTTTCTCCACGCTTCCTCCTTAAAAAAGCATATAAATTGGAACAAGGATATAAATTAGATACTAAAATAAGCAAATAAAACAAGGTACATAAATTAGAGAATTAACATTAACATTCTTTGGTTGTACAGGAGTGTAACGGCATTTTGGGGAACCAATTCTATGCCCAAGTTCCTCACACAACTTGCACCTGTTTTTGTTACCTTTTTGAGCCCTTTTAGGCTTTTctggtttttcctttttccccTTCTTACTACAACCCCCCTTCTCAAACCAAACTTTGTATCTGCTCTGTTTGGGCCTCCCAGCCTTTCTTTTACTCAGAGGGGGACACAGTGTAAATTCTATATCCACCTCAGGCCACTGAGATTGGTCAGTCAGGGCTGGAATTGGAGTTGCATATGCAGCCTTAAACTTTTGTACTGAGTAATACTCATGCAAATATGGGTGCATATTTAACCTGGGTTTAGATGCCAAAAAAATTATGGCATGCTCACATGGTTTTCCAGTGTGTTGCCACTCTAGGCAAGTGCACTCCTGCAACTCAATGTTTACCACATGCCTCTTGACACTCCTTGCATCTTTAACTTCAGCATCAAATAAGGAGGATTTCTCAATAGATAGATGTGAAAGGTTTCTACTCTTGTTGACCACCTGTTGTACCACTGCTGGAAGCTTGTCCCTTTCCAACATATCACCAAGTCTTCCTCTCAAGTCCCACAAACGCATGATCATGATCCTTATTTGGTCCACCATGTCATGCACAGGCAAATCTTTTAAATCTTTCACTTTATTGTTGAAACTTTCTGCCAAGTTGTTATTGATGTGATCACATTTTATTGCAGTATTAAAACCTGATCTGTACCACAACAGAGAATGGTATGTGTTCAACCAGGAAGCAAATTCACTGTCAGCACAAGCTGCCATGATCTTACCAAGGTGGTAGGAATGTGTCTGTGCTCTGTAAGCTCTTGGTGCTGGCCACATGCGCCCAAATTCATCTCCTCTATTTTTTTTATCAGATTCATCCACATATGTCCAAAGCACTCTCTCTGCTCAGCATGGGGGAAAACATTTTTTATAGCATTTTCCAGCCCTTTACATGCATCTGTGTGGATGGCCAAAGGTGAAACTGGCCCTATGCATCTTTTCAGTTGCATCATGAACCATGTCCAGCTTGCCTCTGTCTCTGATTGAAACAGTCCAATTGCAATTGGGAACATCCAGTTGTGTCCATCCAAAGCATTGCATGCAGCCAACTGACCATTCCACTTTCCAGTCAAAAAAGAAGAGTCTATGCTCAAATATGGACGACATCCTGCTTTGAATCCATCTATGCAAGGCTTCAAACACATAAAAAACTTGCTGAAGTAAACACTGCCATCCTCTGTAACCTCTGTGTCTATCTCCATCACACTTCCAGGTGACCTCTTCTCCACCTCAGCTTTAAAGCTATACAACATCCTAAATGTATTTGCTCAGTCACCATACAATGATTTCATTGCCCTTTGTTTTGCCTTCCAAACTGTGGTATATTTCAGTTTGATGGGGTATAGCTTCTCCAAGTCCACTTTAAGCCTTTTTGCAGTAGTGTTTGGAGTTTTTGCTAAAATATGAGTAATCTTCTCTGTAATCCAAAGCTGGTTTGTCATATTTGAAACTCTCTGTGAAGTGGTCATACATGTATGCTGGTTTGGTATTTGATTTACCCTCACTGTACTGCCATCAGGTTGTAGTCTGGCAGATATGTACCATTTGCATGGATTTCCACCACCATCATAGCCTTTGCACCTAGCATAAAATTTCTTCCTATCAGTCCACATAGTCTTGGCATCAAACTCTTTTTTCACTGCATAGGTCCTAAAAGACATCCTAAACTCATTCATATTTGGCCACAACTTTCCAACCTCAACAACTGGGTTCTCTTTGTCATACAAACAGACCAGCTCATTGTCATTTGCATCATCCACATCATCTGCAGCCTGTCTCATCATCTCTTCTTCATCCTCATTTCCACGGCCTGCATTTGTGTTACCATCTGCAGGCAAAGAACTGTCATCCTCAGTTGCACGGCCTTCATCTCTATCATCAACTGGAATGCCAAACATTTTGGCCATTTCAATGTCAGATATTGGTGCAATGACTAAATCTGTTTTTTCATTTAACTCTACTACATTCCAGTCAACAACAATCTTTTGAGCACCATGGTTTCCCTCCTCTGCATCTGCATCAGCCCCTGTATCTTCAGCTAGTATTGTCGGTTCAGTGAACAATGCCAACATCTGCCCCCTCCTTTGTGAAGCCCACTCATCATCTTGCATATGTGCAGCCATCTTTGATGGCACATAACCTACTCTGGAATTTGTTTGTAGATCAATAAGCTCTGCATGAAAACTTACTTGATTGCTTTCACACCCTTCTTGACGATCAATTTCAGCAACCATAGATTCTCCATCTTCAATTCTCACATATTCACCCTTATAGTTGTCAAACCGTAGCACAGACACCTCTTGTTCTGGACCCCAAACAATGTTCTCCCCGATCTTCTCCACCAGATTGCAcacggcctcctcctcctttcCCTCCAATTCATGCGGATCAACATCTTCAAGATCAAGAGCCAACCTCACGGTGCTATTTGCAATGTCTTGGACGCTTCCATCACTCAACTTGGCTTTACATGGAAAAAATTCGACTGTAATTGCGAATGTGCTGGCAGAATCGGGCGCAGCATCTCCCCTGTCAATGGTGGGCAGCGGCGGCGTAAGCAATTGATCCCCAAATCGGCCCCAAATCGATAACGATAACATTAAAAGAAGGGGCGCATTACCGATTTGAAGCACCGTCTCGTCCCTCCATCCGATTCAGCCCGCGCTCCTCTCGATCCGCCCAGATACGCAGATTCTAAATCGGCAACAAAAAAGAAAATCAGGCCAAGATCCAGGGGTATGAGACTAGGGTTTTGCAATTACTCACCTGCAatagctccgccgccgccgagatAGACGCTCCGCCGCCGCTGAGATGAAAAAGGGCCGCTGTCGGAGAAGAAGCCCagggcgccgccgctcgccgccgttcCCAGTTCACCACGCGCGAGTCGAGCAGACCATTGAGACGTGCGGGACCCTCACTCGTGAACGGTTGACTCTACATGACCTAgaccatggtggaccccacttgttataACCCTCACTGTCCTAACCTAATCGCATCCTAACTAAGTTTCTTAACCCGCGTCAGCTGCCTATCGCATGCGAGCTATTTGAAGCAGAAAAAACGACGCATGGTAGCTATTTCAACCAACAACATCGCACCGTGGAGAATTTCACTCAACTGTGTCGCATAGGAGCTATTGGCCCGTGCCCTTGATGAATTATCGCGTCTTAGAGCATCATTTTTTGTTCCTCGCCATAAACTACAGCGGTATGCATGGATTGATGCATAGGCTAGGGAGATTCCtccatttaaaaaaaatgaaggtGCGTTTTACAGCGGTCCCACCACCATAAGTGAATTATTACTGACATCCCACGTCACTCTTCTTGACCGGAGAAAAGAAAACTCCTCGCCCTGTTTCATTCATTCATTTGACGAGATTATCAAAACCCAGGGTCTTCAACCTCAAGGTGCAGCGCCAACAGGTTGCGAACAGAAAGCTTCTTGTTTCAGGCAAAACGCATGATGCTACCACTTGGAAGTTACTCTCGGCTAAAAAGATTGAAACTTTCAGACTACCACAGGAGAGTCGTTGACGAAttgtggacaaacagtaagagtcAAACCAAACGTGATGATGCATCTTGGTTTGGCCATTACCGTGCTAATTTGGGGCTAATTCTTTCTTTGGTAGTATATATATGTAGCTACGTACGCACGTAGCTAATACCAGAGATCTGGTTTTGATCTTCTTGACCGTGACGTGGCCGGCCGCGCATCCGAATCATTCCCTCGACGCACGGACAGACAAATTGAGTATCTGTGCTACGTAGTGGTATATCTGTGGCAGTGTCATCAGGTTAATCTGTCGTCGCTGCAGGCTGCTCAGTTTGCCGCGACCATCACCTGCCATGGCCGGCCCCTCCACCGCGCTGCTGCTCGGCGCCTCCGTGGCGGTCCTCATCGTGATCTCCGCCGTCACCTTCCTCTGCGCCAACCGGGTGCACCGCGCGTCGCGGCGGAGCGCCGTCGGCGACCAGGACGCGGAGCTGGGCCGAGGGTGCGCCGCAGCCGCGCCAGGGATCGACGAGGCCGTCCTGGCCTCGTACCCGACGGCGGTGTACTCCAAGGCAGGGACcggcaaggaggaggaggagggcacgCAGTGCGCGGTGTGCCTGGTGGAGTACGCGGACGGCGACGAGCTCCGGCGGCTGCCAGGGTGCCTCCACGCCTTCCACCGACGATGCATCGACGACTGGCTGCGCCGGCGGCCGAGCTGCCCGCTTTGCCGGTCCTCGCCGCCTCCCACCAACACCAGCAGCGCATGCTAATTAACTGTCGAGCCGTCAGCCTGTTCGTCGGGACCATTGATTTGGCATAGCGGCGAAATGTGCCTGTTATGTGCTTCTCTTACATACGTTCGGATCGTGAGCTGGTGTTTTTTGAGGCGACTCATTCAACCTCTTAGAatgtatttcaaaaaaaaaaacctcttAGAATGGGCGGATGCGCAGGTTTTTTGTGACAGGCTTAttgatttttatttatttttgaaacAAGCTAGTATAAGATTTGTCACTTTTATTTATTGATAATAACACGAGGTTTTAGAGTGTTATGcgatgacccagcataccactgaatTTATAGTACGCAAATCGTTGATATAAAATCCATAGAGTGGTATCTCACAAATGTCATATTCCACATAATGGCACAACACAAACATATGAGGGCCAACAAATCATGTACttcatattacaagtcaaaatttTACAAAGACTTGGATATCCTTCTTGGTCATGAGGGGATTGTTTAAACTTAACTCCGACTATTATCAACTTACAAATATGCGTGTAAGTGGGCCTGTCCATGGATGCCCACTAGCTGATAACTTCCGTCCGCCTGACTAAGGTGGGGCGCCGCTTGTGCACGTTAAGT encodes:
- the LOC127304477 gene encoding RING-H2 finger protein ATL70-like, with amino-acid sequence MAGPSTALLLGASVAVLIVISAVTFLCANRVHRASRRSAVGDQDAELGRGCAAAAPGIDEAVLASYPTAVYSKAGTGKEEEEGTQCAVCLVEYADGDELRRLPGCLHAFHRRCIDDWLRRRPSCPLCRSSPPPTNTSSAC